The Snodgrassella alvi wkB2 genome window below encodes:
- a CDS encoding glutamate-5-semialdehyde dehydrogenase: protein MELTKYITEMAKAAKDACYALNMASTAQKNQLLSFIASGLSAERNRILAANETDISAARKQGIDTALLDRLQLNESRIAAMIDGVHQVAALADPVGEMDEFRVLPNGITLGKMRVPLGVIGMIYESRPNVTLDAAILCLKTGNSCVLRGGSEAINTNKAIASVITSSLKQAGLPENAVNLLTNTDRAGVDILVGLSEYIDVIIPRGGKGLVQRVNEKARIPVIKHLDGICHVYIDASAEAEMAINIAVNAKTSRYGTCNTMETLLVHVSRAAELLPVLQQKYAEKGVELRGCKLTQKILHNDIIPASEIDWSTEYLAPILSIKVVNDVSEAISHINYYGSHHTDSIITNDLSHAQLFLRMVDSSSVMVNASTRFADGYEYGLGAEIGISTDKVHVRGPVGLYGLTSQKWIVMGQGQVRL, encoded by the coding sequence GTGGAATTAACCAAGTATATTACTGAAATGGCTAAAGCAGCCAAAGATGCTTGTTATGCTCTTAATATGGCATCTACTGCACAGAAAAATCAGTTATTGTCATTTATTGCATCGGGTCTGTCTGCTGAACGAAATAGGATTCTTGCTGCTAATGAAACTGATATAAGTGCAGCACGAAAACAGGGAATAGATACTGCTTTACTTGATCGGTTGCAACTTAATGAAAGCAGGATAGCGGCAATGATTGATGGTGTACATCAGGTTGCTGCATTAGCGGATCCTGTGGGTGAAATGGATGAGTTTCGTGTACTGCCTAATGGTATTACGCTCGGTAAAATGCGTGTGCCGTTAGGTGTAATAGGTATGATTTATGAATCTCGCCCGAATGTGACTCTGGACGCAGCCATATTATGCCTGAAAACAGGCAACAGCTGTGTGTTACGGGGTGGCAGCGAAGCAATCAATACTAATAAGGCAATCGCTTCGGTCATTACATCATCATTAAAGCAAGCCGGTTTACCAGAAAATGCTGTTAATCTGCTGACTAATACTGATCGTGCCGGTGTGGATATACTGGTGGGTTTATCTGAATATATTGATGTAATTATTCCGCGGGGCGGTAAAGGTCTGGTGCAGCGGGTAAATGAAAAAGCACGTATACCGGTTATCAAACATTTGGACGGTATATGCCATGTGTATATTGATGCTTCTGCAGAGGCAGAAATGGCGATTAATATTGCTGTAAATGCAAAAACATCGCGTTACGGAACATGTAATACTATGGAAACTTTACTGGTTCATGTTAGCCGTGCAGCAGAGTTATTACCTGTACTTCAACAAAAATATGCAGAAAAAGGTGTTGAGTTACGAGGCTGTAAACTTACTCAGAAAATTTTGCATAATGATATTATTCCAGCTTCAGAAATTGATTGGTCAACTGAGTATCTGGCTCCGATTCTTTCAATAAAAGTAGTCAATGATGTTAGTGAAGCCATCAGTCATATTAATTACTATGGTAGCCATCATACAGACAGTATTATTACAAATGATTTATCTCATGCGCAGTTATTCTTACGTATGGTAGATTCATCTAGTGTCATGGTGAATGCGTCAACTCGTTTCGCTGATGGGTATGAATATGGCTTAGGCGCAGAAATTGGAATTTCTACTGACAAAGTCCATGTACGCGGTCCGGTGGGTTTATATGGTTTAACCAGTCAGAAATGGATCGTTATGGGGCAAGGGCAAGTACGTCTTTGA
- the ppk2 gene encoding polyphosphate kinase 2, which produces MSEQQSQTEQSDEISTNDKEARLKVFERSVLEGRHTDEDSSTAPLPSNYPYRTRMRRSTYEREKAKLQIELLKVQNWVKESGQKIVSLFEGRDAAGKGGTIKRFMEHLNPRGARVVALEKPTETEKGQWYFQRYIERLPTSGEMVFFDRSWYNRAGVERVMGFCQPHEYLQFMRQTPELERMLVNSGIYLFKFWFSVSREEQLRRFISRRDDPLKHWKLSPVDIQSLDRWDDYTEAKNDMFFHTHTGDAPWTVIKSDDKKRARLNCIRHFLTELDYPGKDIAAIGAVDNLIVLKPQTQFKDSTDTHID; this is translated from the coding sequence ATGAGTGAGCAACAATCACAGACTGAGCAGTCTGATGAAATTAGTACGAATGATAAAGAAGCAAGATTGAAAGTTTTTGAGAGAAGTGTATTGGAAGGCAGGCATACTGATGAAGATTCATCTACAGCGCCTTTACCTTCAAATTATCCTTATCGTACCCGGATGAGACGTTCAACATATGAGCGAGAAAAAGCCAAATTGCAAATTGAACTCTTGAAAGTGCAAAACTGGGTTAAGGAGTCGGGTCAGAAAATTGTATCTTTATTCGAAGGCAGAGACGCAGCGGGTAAAGGGGGAACGATTAAACGCTTTATGGAGCATCTTAACCCTCGTGGTGCACGGGTAGTGGCTCTTGAAAAGCCTACTGAAACTGAAAAGGGTCAATGGTATTTTCAGCGTTATATTGAGCGCTTGCCTACAAGTGGTGAAATGGTATTTTTCGACCGCTCCTGGTATAACCGTGCCGGTGTGGAACGTGTAATGGGCTTTTGTCAGCCTCATGAATATTTGCAGTTTATGCGTCAAACTCCAGAATTGGAGCGTATGCTGGTAAATAGTGGTATATATTTGTTTAAATTTTGGTTTTCTGTTTCCCGTGAAGAGCAGTTACGTCGTTTTATTTCACGGCGGGATGATCCTTTAAAGCACTGGAAACTTTCTCCTGTTGATATTCAGTCTTTGGATCGCTGGGATGATTATACCGAAGCTAAAAACGATATGTTTTTCCATACTCATACCGGTGATGCGCCATGGACAGTAATTAAATCTGACGATAAAAAACGCGCACGACTCAATTGTATACGCCATTTCCTCACTGAACTTGATTATCCGGGCAAGGATATCGCTGCAATAGGTGCAGTAGATAATTTGATTGTATTAAAACCTCAGACTCAGTTTAAAGATTCAACAGATACGCATATTGATTAA
- a CDS encoding pilus assembly protein PilP, whose product MNKYLLFLGLFALGACSSANEDLDEWMQNTRQQVKTQNVKPNETKLNIQPTYTPPVQPKLNIFDPARFKAGVQGSNAPDLNRPKQILENFSLDELHYVGLIKGAGKAPSAFISANGHVYTVNVGNYLGQSFGRITAITQDEIVITELVEDSYGNWTTHRASLPLQAADSASAETSEQDD is encoded by the coding sequence ATGAATAAATATTTACTTTTTCTTGGTCTTTTCGCATTAGGTGCCTGTTCTTCAGCAAATGAAGATTTAGATGAATGGATGCAAAACACCAGACAGCAGGTAAAAACTCAAAATGTTAAACCCAATGAAACCAAGTTAAATATTCAGCCAACTTATACTCCACCTGTACAACCAAAACTGAATATTTTTGATCCGGCAAGATTTAAAGCCGGGGTTCAGGGTTCGAATGCACCAGATTTAAACCGGCCTAAACAAATTCTGGAAAATTTCTCATTAGATGAATTACATTACGTTGGATTGATAAAGGGTGCAGGTAAAGCTCCTTCCGCATTTATTTCTGCAAACGGACATGTATATACCGTTAATGTGGGAAATTATCTCGGACAAAGCTTCGGACGTATTACAGCAATAACGCAAGATGAAATTGTTATTACAGAATTAGTTGAAGACTCGTACGGTAATTGGACAACACATCGTGCCAGCTTACCTTTACAGGCTGCAGACAGCGCCTCAGCGGAAACATCCGAACAAGACGACTGA
- a CDS encoding PilN domain-containing protein: MLPLLKINLLPYREALQAKQKKQFQTLLAGAALIGFGLAFLGYLAVESRVSSQESRNLVLENGIKKLDSEIAEISKLQEERKNFIARQEKVEELSNKRFEAARILDTLNTVAPMGLYITSIEAQNSSTYIVNGKAFSDAKTAAFMNAIPGQLFSTPELLNIKRVNNVQEFSIRISLNSNIGQPYDITQANQNTNPIPRDTADQNEAASDAAAASN; this comes from the coding sequence ATGTTACCTTTATTAAAAATTAACCTGCTGCCTTACCGCGAAGCATTACAAGCCAAGCAAAAAAAGCAATTTCAGACATTATTAGCCGGAGCTGCTCTAATTGGGTTCGGTCTGGCTTTCCTCGGCTATCTGGCTGTTGAAAGCAGAGTAAGCAGCCAGGAAAGCCGTAATCTGGTTTTAGAGAACGGTATTAAAAAACTGGATTCAGAAATAGCAGAAATTTCCAAGCTGCAGGAAGAACGTAAGAACTTTATCGCGCGACAGGAAAAAGTTGAAGAACTATCAAACAAACGATTTGAAGCCGCGCGTATACTGGATACATTAAATACCGTAGCACCTATGGGATTGTACATAACCAGTATTGAAGCTCAGAATTCCTCTACCTACATAGTCAATGGTAAAGCATTCAGTGACGCTAAAACTGCTGCATTTATGAATGCAATACCAGGACAATTATTCAGCACTCCAGAATTACTCAATATTAAACGGGTAAATAATGTACAAGAATTCAGCATTCGTATTTCTCTGAATAGCAATATTGGGCAACCATATGACATTACTCAGGCAAATCAGAATACTAATCCAATCCCAAGAGATACTGCAGATCAAAATGAGGCAGCGTCTGATGCAGCAGCCGCATCAAACTGA
- a CDS encoding penicillin-binding protein 1A produces MIRKLLLSTVGLLAGLALFAVGLLAVAIMVTYPKLPSLEAVTHYQPKLPLTIYSADNKLLGQFGEEKRAFTRINDFPQVLKDAVVAAEDKRFYDHGGVDFIGVTRALITNLTGGVQSGASTITQQVARNFYLTNERTYTRKFNEALLAYKIEQKLSKDQILELYFNQIYLGQRAYGFAAASLVYFNKPVQKLDLAEATILAGLPKAPSTFNPVVNPQRAKMRQRYILNNMVEMGKITQAQADAAFAEPLNYVHYQQPIDQNALYVAEMVRQQMYEKYGDAAYTQGFRVYTTVNSQDQAVATEALRKTLNNFDRGSAYRGAEGFFDLSKIPEDIRDEQIEQYLANRSAVDGMLPAVVTELGSNSIVVYIGGVGESRISGSSYNWIKRTINNAKLDDAAVRVGSVVHVRGDGKSYRIVQQPELQGAIVALDAQTGAVKALVGGYDFYRRSFNRVTQAKRQPGSSFKPFIYSAAIAKGFTPATVVNDAPIVMPGMGAGGRAWTPKNSDGRYAGFITLRQALTASKNMVSIRILMAMGVDYARQYVQHFGFRLDQIPNSLSMALGSGEVTPMQMAEGYAIFANGGFKVSNYVIDRIYDSRGNLRAQMQPLVAKQNAPQAIDPRNAFILYHMMMDVVNHGTAYSAHALGRSDIAGKTGTTNDNKDAWFVGFNPNIVSAVYIGYDRPRSMGRSAFGGTIAVPVWLEYMRYALKGKPIVNTPVPAGIIQKSGEYFLKEHQTTNPDLPLDNRADGPVTAKTNGKSGDVDDAGEVPVVPKSGTNSQLDSLF; encoded by the coding sequence ATGATTAGAAAATTATTACTTTCAACCGTAGGTTTGCTTGCCGGGCTGGCGCTTTTTGCTGTCGGTTTGCTGGCAGTAGCGATTATGGTTACCTATCCGAAGCTGCCTTCTCTGGAAGCAGTGACGCATTATCAACCCAAACTGCCGCTTACAATTTATTCGGCAGATAATAAACTGCTGGGGCAGTTTGGAGAGGAAAAACGTGCTTTTACAAGAATCAATGACTTTCCTCAGGTGCTGAAAGATGCAGTGGTAGCCGCTGAAGATAAACGTTTTTATGATCATGGCGGAGTCGATTTTATTGGTGTAACCCGTGCTTTGATTACAAATCTAACTGGTGGTGTGCAATCTGGTGCCAGTACGATTACTCAGCAGGTAGCACGTAATTTTTATCTGACTAATGAGCGCACCTATACGCGTAAATTTAATGAAGCGCTTCTTGCTTACAAGATTGAACAGAAATTAAGTAAAGATCAGATTCTTGAGCTTTATTTTAATCAGATTTATCTGGGGCAGCGTGCTTATGGGTTTGCTGCCGCTTCTCTTGTTTATTTTAATAAGCCGGTACAAAAACTGGACTTGGCAGAAGCAACGATTTTGGCTGGTTTACCTAAGGCTCCTTCCACCTTTAATCCTGTTGTAAATCCGCAACGGGCTAAAATGCGCCAGCGTTATATTCTCAATAATATGGTGGAAATGGGCAAAATTACACAAGCTCAGGCTGATGCTGCTTTTGCAGAACCATTAAATTACGTTCATTATCAACAACCTATAGATCAGAATGCGCTCTATGTTGCTGAAATGGTTCGCCAGCAAATGTATGAAAAATATGGTGATGCAGCCTATACACAGGGATTTCGCGTTTATACAACAGTCAATTCACAGGATCAGGCTGTAGCAACTGAAGCATTGCGTAAAACATTGAATAATTTTGATAGAGGTTCGGCTTACCGTGGAGCGGAAGGATTTTTTGACCTGAGTAAAATCCCGGAAGATATTCGTGATGAGCAGATAGAACAGTATCTGGCAAATCGTTCTGCTGTAGACGGTATGTTGCCGGCTGTAGTAACTGAACTTGGTTCAAATTCAATTGTGGTGTACATAGGTGGTGTAGGTGAAAGCAGAATTAGCGGTAGTAGTTATAACTGGATTAAACGAACCATTAATAATGCGAAACTGGATGACGCTGCCGTACGTGTGGGCTCAGTAGTACATGTACGAGGTGATGGTAAGAGTTATCGAATTGTACAGCAGCCGGAGCTTCAGGGGGCGATTGTTGCTCTGGATGCTCAGACTGGAGCTGTAAAAGCTTTGGTAGGTGGTTATGATTTTTATCGTCGAAGTTTTAACCGTGTGACTCAGGCCAAACGTCAGCCTGGTTCTTCTTTTAAGCCTTTTATTTATTCAGCAGCTATTGCTAAAGGCTTCACGCCGGCGACGGTGGTAAATGATGCTCCGATTGTTATGCCGGGAATGGGTGCAGGCGGGCGTGCTTGGACACCTAAAAACTCAGACGGTCGTTATGCTGGGTTTATCACGTTACGTCAGGCCTTAACTGCATCCAAAAATATGGTTTCAATCCGTATACTGATGGCTATGGGTGTTGACTATGCCAGACAATATGTCCAGCATTTTGGTTTTCGTCTGGATCAGATTCCGAATAGTCTATCCATGGCACTTGGCAGTGGTGAGGTAACGCCAATGCAGATGGCTGAAGGTTATGCTATTTTTGCTAATGGTGGTTTTAAAGTTTCCAATTATGTGATTGACCGGATTTATGACAGTCGTGGTAACCTGCGTGCGCAAATGCAACCATTAGTTGCTAAGCAAAATGCGCCACAGGCTATTGATCCGCGCAATGCATTCATTTTATATCACATGATGATGGATGTAGTTAATCATGGTACTGCTTATAGTGCACACGCACTTGGGCGTAGCGATATTGCAGGTAAAACGGGTACAACTAATGATAATAAGGATGCTTGGTTCGTAGGCTTTAATCCGAACATCGTTAGCGCAGTTTATATAGGATATGATCGTCCGCGCAGTATGGGGCGTTCAGCCTTTGGGGGTACAATTGCTGTACCGGTATGGCTGGAATATATGCGTTATGCATTAAAAGGTAAACCTATAGTTAATACACCTGTTCCAGCTGGTATTATTCAGAAATCCGGAGAATATTTTCTTAAAGAACATCAGACAACTAATCCTGATTTGCCATTGGATAATCGTGCTGACGGACCGGTAACGGCCAAAACGAATGGTAAAAGTGGTGATGTTGATGATGCTGGAGAAGTACCAGTTGTCCCCAAATCTGGTACTAATAGTCAGTTAGACTCATTATTTTAA
- a CDS encoding type IV pilus inner membrane component PilO — MAKNIDLKAINLNSLPQQSKPIQLGIAGAIIVIILILAYFFVYSGLNEQISQLRQEEETLKQTYTEKSRQAAHLDALKAELDSINGSFNILLKQLPTQAEIPNLIQELHECATKNGLNMDSVTPAQVQNTESDNQTDKKSELQVIQTLPYNITLTGNYNQISQFLRDVGKLSRIVTLNSIVIKRNEKDNTLTLNAVANTYKALTDAEIKAQNNDKK; from the coding sequence ATGGCAAAAAATATTGATTTGAAAGCAATTAATTTAAACTCCCTACCTCAGCAAAGTAAGCCTATACAATTAGGTATTGCCGGAGCAATCATTGTTATTATTCTAATTCTCGCCTACTTCTTTGTTTACAGTGGTTTGAATGAACAAATCAGTCAGCTGCGGCAGGAAGAGGAAACACTGAAACAGACATATACGGAAAAAAGTAGACAGGCAGCTCATCTGGATGCTTTAAAAGCAGAACTGGATTCTATTAATGGCTCATTTAATATATTATTAAAGCAGTTGCCAACACAGGCTGAAATTCCGAATCTGATTCAGGAATTACATGAATGCGCAACCAAAAACGGACTAAATATGGACAGTGTAACACCTGCTCAGGTCCAAAATACTGAATCAGATAATCAAACTGACAAAAAGTCTGAACTGCAGGTAATTCAAACATTACCTTACAACATTACCCTGACAGGCAATTACAATCAGATTAGCCAGTTTCTCCGCGATGTAGGAAAATTATCACGAATCGTAACGTTAAACTCAATTGTTATCAAACGGAATGAAAAAGATAATACGCTTACTTTGAACGCGGTTGCCAATACCTATAAAGCACTAACCGATGCAGAAATAAAAGCACAGAACAATGATAAAAAATAA
- the pilM gene encoding type IV pilus biogenesis protein PilM — protein sequence MATTSSRQSLGISITDKSINMVLLNARSLNQFRLEKYVVVPLPKNIVGNGSIENHEELVAYLQQAKQKLQSNCRNITAAISQKQVSVQFLDRDLDTEYTEEEQIMAELSQYDSLDEVSYDYQKIDTNDQGKECLLLVNGKRDDVNILMDVYTDAGIIPSQMDVDLMAIMNSAITWINFRQPELTNKCVAVFNIDYSETQAIIMCHGKLLYKQEINLGYDHLMQSLRRNYQFTEEEAWDMLYNPSKPEDYNTAVAQPFQQQFIQEIQRVLQFYFTSASQENEIDEILIFGYGNKGANEFTENITQQTRIPAQQINPVLLAQPSDNIPQTKLLQDSSLLTVPFGLAIRGL from the coding sequence GTGGCCACAACATCCTCGAGACAAAGTCTTGGTATCAGTATTACTGATAAAAGCATTAATATGGTGCTATTAAATGCACGCAGTTTAAATCAATTTCGTCTCGAAAAATACGTTGTTGTCCCTCTACCAAAAAATATTGTAGGTAATGGCAGTATAGAAAATCATGAAGAACTTGTTGCTTACCTACAACAGGCAAAACAAAAACTACAAAGTAATTGCCGGAACATTACAGCGGCAATTTCACAAAAGCAGGTGTCAGTCCAATTCCTCGACCGTGATCTGGATACAGAGTATACCGAAGAAGAACAAATTATGGCTGAACTGAGTCAATATGACTCTCTGGATGAAGTCAGTTATGATTATCAGAAGATTGATACAAACGATCAGGGAAAAGAATGTCTTTTGCTGGTTAATGGTAAGCGGGATGATGTAAATATACTGATGGATGTCTATACTGATGCCGGAATAATACCCAGCCAGATGGATGTAGATTTAATGGCGATAATGAATAGTGCCATCACATGGATTAATTTTAGACAACCGGAACTTACCAATAAATGTGTTGCTGTCTTCAACATTGATTACAGTGAAACTCAGGCAATTATCATGTGCCACGGTAAGTTACTCTACAAACAGGAAATTAATCTTGGCTATGATCATTTGATGCAGTCTTTAAGACGCAATTATCAGTTTACCGAAGAAGAAGCATGGGACATGCTTTATAATCCATCCAAACCTGAAGATTACAATACAGCTGTGGCACAGCCGTTCCAGCAACAGTTTATTCAGGAAATACAGAGGGTATTGCAGTTTTACTTTACTTCAGCCAGTCAGGAAAATGAAATTGATGAAATCCTGATTTTCGGCTATGGCAATAAAGGTGCTAATGAATTTACTGAAAATATTACTCAGCAAACACGTATACCTGCACAGCAAATCAACCCTGTATTACTGGCACAGCCAAGTGATAACATCCCACAGACGAAATTACTTCAAGACAGCAGTTTATTAACCGTTCCATTTGGTCTGGCTATAAGAGGATTATAA